The following coding sequences lie in one Pseudomonas syringae CC1557 genomic window:
- a CDS encoding UTRA domain-containing protein — protein MREDVPRAVTTICKALQEQIEHGLLPHGSKLPAERKLSEVFGTTRITLREALLQLEAQGLIYREERRGWFISPPRLAYDLIRRSHFHAMVCAQGRVAHTQLLSARLQPASAMICEMLELPALSSVIQICRARRIDQRLVLYVEHYLRPEVFPGILEHDLNESLTELYARCYDLHYGQVRFDMVPTALHAEAAAALKVSLGSPGLRIARVNYDRKDRLIDCDLEYWRHDAIHVRAEVHGD, from the coding sequence AAGGCTTTGCAGGAACAGATAGAACATGGCCTGTTGCCGCACGGCAGCAAACTGCCTGCCGAACGCAAGCTCAGTGAAGTGTTCGGCACCACCCGCATTACCCTGCGTGAAGCCCTCCTGCAACTGGAGGCTCAGGGGCTGATTTATCGTGAGGAGCGGCGTGGCTGGTTCATCTCGCCGCCGCGGCTGGCCTACGACCTGATTCGGCGCAGTCATTTTCATGCGATGGTCTGCGCGCAGGGAAGAGTGGCTCACACTCAGCTGCTTTCGGCTCGTCTGCAACCGGCTTCGGCGATGATCTGCGAAATGCTGGAGCTGCCAGCGCTGTCGAGCGTGATCCAGATCTGTCGTGCGCGGCGTATCGATCAGCGTCTGGTGCTGTACGTCGAGCACTACCTGAGGCCGGAAGTGTTCCCCGGCATTCTCGAACATGATCTGAACGAGTCGCTTACCGAGCTCTATGCACGGTGTTATGACCTTCACTACGGTCAGGTGCGCTTCGACATGGTCCCCACTGCGCTGCACGCCGAGGCAGCCGCTGCTCTTAAGGTTTCCCTCGGCAGCCCAGGGCTGCGCATTGCGCGCGTCAATTACGACCGCAAAGACCGGCTGATTGACTGCGATCTGGAGTACTGGCGCCACGATGCGATTCATGTGCGCGCCGAGGTGCATGGCGACTGA